The following proteins come from a genomic window of Lolium rigidum isolate FL_2022 chromosome 5, APGP_CSIRO_Lrig_0.1, whole genome shotgun sequence:
- the LOC124656830 gene encoding GDSL esterase/lipase At1g09390-like, whose product MAASALSAALAATLLLAAATAGADEAPCTRRPVVFAFGDSNTDTGGAAAALGNYFPLPEGRAHFRRSTGRLCDGRLVIDYLCESLNMSYLSPYLEALGSDFSNGANFAMSGSTTMPRDRPFALHVQVQQFLHFKQRSLDLITHGENVPVDAVGFRNALYVIDIGQNDLSAAFSSRLQYDDVVRKRIPAILSEIKDAIMTLYYNGAKNFWVQGTGPLGCLPQKLAEARADDGDLDDSGCLRTLNNGSYEFNSQLCSVCDRLTTQLKGATIVYTDILSIKYDLVSNHSGYGFEEPLMACCGHGGPPYNYDLNVSCLGPGYRVCEDGSKFLSWDGVHYTDAANAVVAAKILSEEFSTPRVD is encoded by the exons ATGGCAGCTTCCGCGCTGTCAGCTGCGCTCGCGGCCACGCTACTCCTGGCTGCGGCGACGGCCGGCGCCGACGAGGCGCCGTGCACGCGAAGGCCGGTGGTGTTCGCGTTCGGcgactcgaacacagacacgggcggcgcggcggcggcgctggggaaCTACTTCCCGCTACCGGAGGGCCGCGCCCACTTCCGCCGCTCCACCGGACGTCTCTGCGACGGCCGCCTTGTCATCGACTACCTTT GTGAGAGCCTGAACATGAGCTACCTGAGCCCTTACCTGGAGGCGCTGGGGTCTGACTTCAGCAACGGCGCCAACTTCGCCATGTCCggctccaccaccatgccgcgggACAGGCCCTTCGCGCTGCACGTCCAGGTGCAGCAGTTCCTCCATTTTAAGCAGCGCTCCCTCGACCTCATCACCCACG GCGAGAACGTTCCCGTCGACGCGGTGGGTTTCCGAAACGCGTTGTACGTCATCGACATCGGTCAGAACGATCTCTCTGCCGCGTTCTCTAGCAGGCTGCAATACGATGACGTCGTCCGTAAGAGGATCCCGGCCATACTCTCCGAGATAAAGGATGCTATTATG ACTCTGTACTACAATGGAGCTAAGAACTTTTGGGTCCAGGGCACCGGGCCCCTGGGCTGCCTTCCGCAGAAGCTCGCCGAGGCTAGGGCCGACGACGGCGACCTGGACGACAGCGGCTGCCTCAGAACACTCAACAACGGTTCCTACGAATTCAACAGCCAGCTCTGCTCCGTCTGCGACAGACTCACCACGCAGCTCAAAGGCGCCACCATCGTCTACACCGACATTCTGTCCATCAAGTACGACCTGGTCTCCAACCACAGCGGCTACG GCTTCGAGGAGCCGCTCATGGCGTGCTGCGGCCACGGCGGGCCGCCTTACAACTACGACCTCAACGTGAGCTGCCTCGGCCCCGGCTATCGTGTGTGCGAGGACGGCTCCAAGTTCCTCAGCTGGGACGGCGTGCACTACaccgacgccgccaacgccgttgTCGCCGCCAAGATCCTGTCGGAAGAGTTCTCCACGCCCAGAGTGGactga